The DNA window CCGATCGCGCCCAGCGTCTGTGCGACGGCGTACCCGGCCAGGTCGGCGCCGGTGATGCCGGTGCCGGTGCGGCGGCCGAGGAACCAGTCGGCGGCCGAGACGACCGGGTTGAAGTGGGCGCCGGAGATCGGCCCGAAGGTGAGGATCAGCGCGCCGAGCGCGAGCGCGGTGGCGATCGAGTTCTCCAGCAGTTGCAGGCCGACGTCGCCCGGCGAGAGCGTGGTGGCCATGATGCCGGAGCCGACGACGGCGGTGACCAGCAGCGCGGTACCGAGGAACTCGGCCAGCATCCGCCGCCCGAGTGTGGTGGTGGGCATGAGGGCGGCTTACCCCCGCGCCGGCTCGTCGACCGCGAGCAGCGTGGACAGCTGCCGCATCAGCTCCCGGCGGGGACGGTAATAGACCCAGCTGGCGCGGCGCTCACCGTCGATCAGGCCGGCCTCGCGGAGCACCTTCAGGTGGTGCGAGATGGTCGTGCCGGAGACGGTGAACGCGGGGGTGAGGTCGCAGACGCAGATCTCCCCGCCCTCGGCGGACGCGATCATCGACATCAGCTGCAACCGGATCGGGTCACCGAGCGCCTTGAACGCCTGCGCGAGCGTGGCGGAGGCCTCAGGCGGGATGCGCACGTCCGCCATCGGCGCGCAGCACGGCGCCCCGTCCGCGGCCGGTGACACGGTCGGTGGTTTCGACATGCGTCGAGGTTGACAGATATCGAATCCGCGTGCAAGTTTGGCTTCGATGGTTGTCGAATCCGCTTCTGTTTCCACGAGGAGTCACCAGCATGATGAGCAACGTTTCCGCAGGTGGATCGATGGATGACCGGCCGGTGGCCGTGATCGGCGCCGGGCCGGTGGGCCTGGCCGCCGCCGCGCACCTGCACGAACGGGGCCTCCCGTTCGTCGTCCTGGAGGCCGGCGACCGGGTCGGCGCGTCGGTGCGGCAGTGGGCGCACGTCAGCGTGTTCAGCCCGTGGCGCTACGACATCGACGCCGCCGCTCGCCGTCTGCTCGACGAGGCCGGCTGGGCCGCCCCCGACGACGAAGGCCTGCCCACCGGCGGTCAGCTCGCCGACGACTACCTCGAGCCACTGGCGAAACTGCCCGCCATCGCGCCGCACCTGCGCCTCGGCGCGCGCGTCACCGCGATCAGCCGCCTCGGCGCCGACCGGGTGCGCACCGCCGGTCGCGACGGCCTGCCCTTCGTCGTGCGGCTCGCCGACGGGACCGAGATCGCCGCGAGGGCGGTCATCGACGCGTCCGGCACCTGGCGCACCCCGAACCCGCTCGGCGTCAACGGCCTGCCCGCCCACGGCGAGCCCGAGGCCGCCGATCTGATCGACCACGCCCTGCCCGACGTGCTCGGCGACGCGCGGGAGGCCCACGCCGGGAAGCACACGGTCGTGGTGGGCTCCGGGCACTCGGCCGCGAACACGCTGCTCGACCTGGCCCGCCTCGCCGAGACCGAGCCCGGCACGCGGATCACCTGGGCGGTTCGCGGAGGGTCGGCGCAGCGGGCGTTCGGCGGCGAGGAGGCCGACGAGCTGCCCGCCCGGGGCGCGCTCGGCAGCGGGCTGCACGCCCTGGTCGACGCCGGCAAGCTCACCCTGGTCACCGGGTTCGGCGTGCACACCGTGCGGCGCGACGGCGACGGGGTCACCCTGATCGCGGCGGACGGGCGCACCCTCGCGGCCGACCGGGTGGTCTCCGCGACCGGATTCCGGCCCGATCACGGCATCACCGGTGAGCTGCGGCTGGACGTGGACCCGATTCTGGGTTGTACCCGTACCCTCGCGGATCTGATCGACCCGAACGAGCACTCCTGCGGCACGGTGAAGCCGCACGGTCACCGCGAGCTCAGCCAGCCGGAGCCGGGCTACTACGCGGTCGGGATGAAGTCCTACGGGCGGGCGCCGACGTTCCTGATGGCCACCGGTTACGAGCAGGTGCGCTCGATCGCGGCCGCGCTCGCCGGGGATCTCGCGGCCGCCGACGACGTGCGGCTCGACCTGCCCGAGACCGGGGTGTGCAGCATCGACGCCGTCTCCTCCGGTGGTGGCTGCTGTTCGTGACCTCCGCCGGCCTCGTCCGGGCGCTGGCGATCACACAGACCATCGGGTACGGGGTACTCCACTACTCCTTCGCCGTGCTCCTCATCTCGATCGCCGCTGATCTGCACACCTCCGTCACGGCGGTGACCGGGGCGTACACCTGCTCGGTCCTGACCTCGGCCGCGCTGGCCATCCCGGTCGGCCGGTGGCTGGACCGGCACGGCGGCCGCCTGCTCATGACCGGTGGCTCGCTGCTCGGCGCCGGGCTGCTCGTCGCGTGGTCGCAGGTCGAAGCGCTGTGGCAGCTGTACGCGGTGCAGATCGGGATCGGGGTCGCCTCGGCGGCCAGCCTGTACGAAGCCGCGTTCGCCGTCGTCATCGCGTGGCATCGGCCGCAGCAGCGGTCGCGGGCGCTGCCGGCGGTGACGGTGGTGGCCGGGTTCGCCAGCACGGCCTGCTCGGCGTGCTGTCCGTCGCCGGGCGGTTGATCACCACCGGGCTGCAACGGCGGTACCGGGCCACCACGATCACCGCCGGGGTCTTCGCCGTCCAGGCCGTGGCCGTGCTGCTGCTCCCGGCCCTCGGTGCCGGCACCGGCGGAGCGATCGTGGCGGTGGTCGGATTCGGGATCGGGTTCGGCGTCGCCACGATCGCGAAACCGGTCATCCCGGCCGAACGGTACGACACCCGCCGCTACGCCACGCTCGCCGGCATCCTCGTCGCCCCGACCACCCTCGCCAAGGCGGGCGCCCCGCTGGCGGCCGCCGCGCTGCATGCCGCCACCGGGTCGTACACCGGGGTGCTCATGGGCGTCGCCGCCTGCTGCGCCATGGCCGCGGTGTCCGTCGCGGTGGTCGGCCGGCAGAGTTCACTTGCGGGACATATCCGGCGTCGGGTGGGGTAATCGCGCTGCTCCAACGCGGGGAAGGAGAGCGCGATGACCAACGTCCAGCAGCCCGAGATCCGGCGCAGCGGCGAGTCGCCGACCACCAAACAGCGCACCGAGGACGCGAATGCGACCGAGGCGCCGCACGGCAGCCACGACAAGACGGGGAACCGGCCGACGCCGGAGGACCAGGTGTCGCCGTACGACCCGTCCGAGAAGTGATCGATCCGGCGGCGGGTGGCGTGGCGCTGCCCGCCGCCGCGGGTCACGGCGCCATGGCTCGGATGCGGCTGGCGATCATACGGCGGCCGCTCGTCGGCGGGCCCAGGTCCGCCTCGTCCAGGGCTGCGCGGAGGGCGGCCCGGTCGGCGTCGGTGAAGTGGCGCAGGTTCTTCTCGGCCAGCTCGAGCGCGTGGTACTGCTCGTTGGCGGTGACCGGCATGGCGATCGCCGAGGTGAGCGTCGTCGCGTCGATGAGTCTCGGGTCGCCCTTCATCAGGCCGAGGAGCAGAACCCGTACCCCCGCGGTGGCTTTGGGAAAAAGCTGTTTGATCTCTTCCGGGTCGAAGTTGCGCTGGCGGGCGAACGCCGACGCCCGGTTGACGAGCTGATCTTGGACCTGCGTGCGGGTCTCCTTGAAGGCGTCGCCCGCGAGCTGGGTGTGCACGACGCCGTAGGCCTCGGCGATCTCGGCCAGCTCGGTGTGGTTGAGCAGGCGGGCGGTCTCCGGGGCGCCCTGGGCGGCGATCTCCCGGACCAGGCGCAGCTCGAAGCCGTCGGCGTTGACCGCGATCGCCTGAAGGTACGGGAGGACGAACGGGCTGATCAGCAAGACCGCGCCGATGATCACCAGGGCGATGAGGGCGGCGCCCGGGTCGGCAGCGAAGTAGATCTTCCAGCCGGCGGCTACCAGGGTGATGAGCCCGATGACGGCTATCGCCCAGAGCAGCCAACGTTTCTCGCCGGAACTCGCCTCTGCGGTCATCACGGCAATCTATCGGTTCGAGCGTCGCGGCGGGGGCGGTGCTTGTGGATCGTGGAGCGCTGCGGGCCGGCTGGTCCTCAGCTGCGGGCCGGCTGGTCCTCAGTGTTGCTGGAGGGCACTCGTGAGAGCACTGGGAGCCAGCCGGGCGGGGTGAGCTGGTCGTGAGTGCTGTGGGTAAGGGGTCCAGACAGCTCTCACGACCAGCCGGTCCGGCTGGTCGTGAGGGCAGTCGCGCTGGGCGCCGGCCGGACCGGCTGGTGGTGAGTGCTGTGGCGCTTTCGGGGCGGGGCGTCGGCCGGGTCGCGGTGGGGCAGCCCGGCCGGCGGGTGGGTCAGGAGGCGTAGGTCTGGAACTCGGCGATCGACGGCGTACCGGAGGAGGTTTTGATGGTGAAGGTCAGCTTGGTGAGGGACGTGGCCGGGAAGGTGATGGCGCCCGTGCCGGTGCCGGACTTCAGGATCGCGCCGGTGGAGCCGTTCCGGAGCTCGTAGGAGCCGATGTTGGCGCCCACGATGGTGACCTTGGAGACCTTGGTGGCGGTGCTCCACTTGATCGAGATGTCGCCGGTGGCGCCGTTCGGGGACCAGACGGTCGCGGTCTTGCCGTCACGGACGTTGCCGTAGCTGGTGCCGGCGGCCTTGCTGGAACCGTCCGCGCCCGCGCCAATGCTCAGGTTGGTGCCGGACGGAGCCGGCGGAACCGAGGCGGTGGGGCCGGCGGACGGCGACGTGGCCGGGCTGGACGACGGCTTCGCCGGGCTGGACGACGGCGCCGCGGTCGGGGACTTGGTGGCGCTGGAGGAGGGAGCCGCGGTCACGGCGCACTTGCCGTCGGAGACCTTCAGGCCGGTGCCCGCGCCGGCCGTCTGGGCGATCACGGTCGGTACGCACGCGGCGGTGTCCAGGGCGAACGTGTACGGCACGGTGACGCTCGTGGTCGACGCCATGGCCGGGCCTGCCGGGTTGTACTCCGCGCTCTTGGCCGACCACGTCACGTTGTCCAGCACGTTGCCCGAGGTCTGCCAGGTGCCGGCCGCGTCGGTGTAGAACGTGCCGAGCACGTCCTTGGAGTCCTCGAAATAGTTGTTGTCCACCTTGGCCTTCGCGCCGGCGCGGGAGTTGATGCCCGACTCGTTCAGCTTGAGGTAGTGGTTGTTGAACATGTGGGCGACACCGCCACGCAGCAGCGGCGTACGCGAGTCGATGTTCTCGTACTTGTTGTGGTGGTACGTGATGAAGCTGTTCCCGGTGTCGGTCTCGCTGGAGCCGACCAGGCCGCCGCGGCCGGAGTTGCGCAGGACGCTGTAGGAGAGCGTCACGTATTGGACGTCGTCCTTCATGTCGAACAGGCCGTCGAAGCCCTCCGACTCACCGCCGGACGCCTCCAGGGTGACGTGGTCGACCCACACGTTGCGGACGGTGCTCTCCATGCCGATCGCGTCGCCGCCGTTGGAGAGCGGCGAACCCGACTTCTTGACGTTCTTGACCGTCACGTTCTGCACGATGATGTTGCGGGCGTCGCGGAGGTGGATGCCGAGCTGGTCGAAGGTGGCGCCGCTGCCCACGCCGACGATCGTGACGTTGCTGACGCCCTTGAGTTCGATCCGGTCGGCGGCGGTGTTGCAGCTGTCACCTGTGACCTTGGTGGTGTTGCCGTGGTTGATCGTGCCCTGCACCTCGATGACGATCGGGGTGTCGACGGCCGCCCGCTTGCACAGCGCCTCGTGGATCTGGGTGCCGGTGGTGGCGCGTACCGTCGTGCCGCCCGCGCCGCCGGTGGTGCCGCCGTTCGCACTGGCGAAGCCGGACGCGACGTTGGTGGCGGCCGAGGCGTTCTCCTGGGGGAGGCCGAGGGCGATGCCGCCGCCGATCGCCGCCACGCCGGCCACCGCGGAGAGCCGCAGCGCGGTAGATCGCTTCATCGTGTTTCACCTGTTTCGTCGTGAAGTACGGGGGAAGTGGGGACGAATCAGAGGTGTGCCGGGATGCCCGAACGGTTGCCCGCGAGCCTGTGTGACCGTCGTCACGGCCGTTGATCGGCTAGCGTGGTCGCGATGACTCGAGACCTGCACGCGGCCCGTGACCTCGCTGCCCGGCTGGCCGTTCGCGCCGGGCGGCTGCAACTGGAACGACGCGACACGCTGGTGATGGGCGCACCCAAGGCGCACGCCAACGACGTGGTCTCCGATGTCGACATCGCCAGCGAGCGCCTGATCGTGGACGCGATCGTGGCGACCTGGCCGGACGACGAGATCCAGGCCGAGGAGGGCAACGGCCGGCCCGGTACGAGTGGCTGGTCCTGGGTCATCGATCCGCTGGACGGCACCCGCAACTACGTGAGCCGGACCGGCCCGTGGTCGGTCTGCGTCGCGCTCTACGACGGTGACCAGCCGCGGATGGCCGTCGTGCACGATCCGGCCGCGGACGAGACGTTCACGGCTGTCGACGGCGGCGGGGCGTTCCTCAACGGTGAGCCGATCGCGGCGTCGAGTGGCCCGCCGCTGGGCGAGGCGCTGATCGGCGTCAGTTTTCAGCCCAATCCCCGTACCAAGGAACGGGCCGGCCGGGTGGTCCGGGAGCTGCTGCCGCTCTCCGGTGACATCCGCCGGGTGCCGGCCGCGCTGAACCTGGTCTATCTGGCCGCCGGCCGGCTGGACGGCGGGCTGGCCCTGGACACGAAACTGTGGGACATCGCGGCGGGCGCGCTGATCGCCCGCGAGGCCGGTGTGGTGCTCGGCGGGCACGGCCCGGATTACTCCACCGAGCTGACGATCGGCGCGGCGCCGGCGCTGTGGGACTCGTTCGCCGAGCGGGTCCGCGCGATCGCCTAGGCCCTTGTGAAAAAAGGCCTAGCGCTCCAGCAGGGTCTCCAGCAGTTCGAGCAGCTGTGTGCGCTGCGCGGTTCCCAGCTGTTCCAGTGACGGTGCGAGGGTTTTCTGGACCTCGCCGTACAGTCGTTCGGTGAGCTCGGCGCCGGCCGGCGTCAGGAACACGTCGACGGCCCGGCGGTCGTCCGGGTTCTTGCCGCGCGCCAGCAGTCCCCGGCGTTCCGCGCGGTCGATCAGGCCGGACATCGTGGACTTGTCGAGCCCCAGGTAGGCGGCCAGTTCGGTGACGCGGGGACGCCTGTCGCGCAGGATGCCGAGCACGCGGAGCTGGGTCAGCGACAGGTCGTTCTCGGCGCCGATGCGGGTGAGGACGCCCGTCACGTGGAAGGTGCTGCGCACGAGCGCGTCGACGAGCGGGTCCTCGGAGGTCATGCCGCCATCCTAGTTGACATGGTTGGTATTACGAACCATTCTCAAGGTAGTTGGTAATACAAACCATCTACCCGGAGGTTTCCCATGCACGCCGCAGTCCTGTCCGCGTTCGACGCCCCGCCCGTCTACCGCGATCACCCCGAGCCGGTTGCGAAAGGCGACAACGAGATGATCGTGGACGTGCTCGCCGCCGGCCTGCACCATCTGACCCGGTCCAAGGCGACGGGCGCGCACTACAGCAGCACCGGAGCTCTGCCGCTGATCCCGGGCGCCGACGCCGTCGTGCGCGATCAGGCGGGGCGGTTGCGCTACGCGGCCCTCGACGACACCACCATGGGTACGTTCGCCGAACGCACCGTGATCGACCTGCGGCGCAGCGTCCCGCTGCCGAACGACGCCGACCCGGTCCGCATCGCCGCCGCGATGAACCCGGGGATGTCCTCCTGGGTTGCGCTGCGCCGTCGCGTCGCGTTCACGGCCGGCCAGCGGGTGCTGATCATCGGCGCGACAGGAAACGCCGGACGGATGGCCGTGCAGATCGCGAAGCTCTTCGGGGCGGCGCACGTCATCGCCGCCGGGCGTGACGAGTCCCGGCTCGCCGCGCTGACCGCGCTCGGCGCCGACGAGACGTGCACCTTCGACCGGATCGAGCGGGCCGCCGACGTCGACGTGGTGATCGACTACGTGTGGGGCGAGCCCGCCGCCACCGCCATGA is part of the Actinoplanes missouriensis 431 genome and encodes:
- a CDS encoding pectate lyase family protein, which produces MKRSTALRLSAVAGVAAIGGGIALGLPQENASAATNVASGFASANGGTTGGAGGTTVRATTGTQIHEALCKRAAVDTPIVIEVQGTINHGNTTKVTGDSCNTAADRIELKGVSNVTIVGVGSGATFDQLGIHLRDARNIIVQNVTVKNVKKSGSPLSNGGDAIGMESTVRNVWVDHVTLEASGGESEGFDGLFDMKDDVQYVTLSYSVLRNSGRGGLVGSSETDTGNSFITYHHNKYENIDSRTPLLRGGVAHMFNNHYLKLNESGINSRAGAKAKVDNNYFEDSKDVLGTFYTDAAGTWQTSGNVLDNVTWSAKSAEYNPAGPAMASTTSVTVPYTFALDTAACVPTVIAQTAGAGTGLKVSDGKCAVTAAPSSSATKSPTAAPSSSPAKPSSSPATSPSAGPTASVPPAPSGTNLSIGAGADGSSKAAGTSYGNVRDGKTATVWSPNGATGDISIKWSTATKVSKVTIVGANIGSYELRNGSTGAILKSGTGTGAITFPATSLTKLTFTIKTSSGTPSIAEFQTYAS
- a CDS encoding quinone oxidoreductase family protein; protein product: MHAAVLSAFDAPPVYRDHPEPVAKGDNEMIVDVLAAGLHHLTRSKATGAHYSSTGALPLIPGADAVVRDQAGRLRYAALDDTTMGTFAERTVIDLRRSVPLPNDADPVRIAAAMNPGMSSWVALRRRVAFTAGQRVLIIGATGNAGRMAVQIAKLFGAAHVIAAGRDESRLAALTALGADETCTFDRIERAADVDVVIDYVWGEPAATAMIPMLTARADRAAPLTWIQIGSIGGATAPIPSVALRSARLQLVGSGIGSVPARDFIAELPALAAAVTEGAIDVRARAVPLADVERAWTTDADERLVLVP
- a CDS encoding MarR family winged helix-turn-helix transcriptional regulator, with protein sequence MTSEDPLVDALVRSTFHVTGVLTRIGAENDLSLTQLRVLGILRDRRPRVTELAAYLGLDKSTMSGLIDRAERRGLLARGKNPDDRRAVDVFLTPAGAELTERLYGEVQKTLAPSLEQLGTAQRTQLLELLETLLER
- a CDS encoding MFS transporter — its product is MTSAGLVRALAITQTIGYGVLHYSFAVLLISIAADLHTSVTAVTGAYTCSVLTSAALAIPVGRWLDRHGGRLLMTGGSLLGAGLLVAWSQVEALWQLYAVQIGIGVASAASLYEAAFAVVIAWHRPQQRSRALPAVTVVAGFASTACSACCPSPGG
- a CDS encoding MFS transporter, which produces MLSVAGRLITTGLQRRYRATTITAGVFAVQAVAVLLLPALGAGTGGAIVAVVGFGIGFGVATIAKPVIPAERYDTRRYATLAGILVAPTTLAKAGAPLAAAALHAATGSYTGVLMGVAACCAMAAVSVAVVGRQSSLAGHIRRRVG
- a CDS encoding inositol monophosphatase family protein is translated as MTRDLHAARDLAARLAVRAGRLQLERRDTLVMGAPKAHANDVVSDVDIASERLIVDAIVATWPDDEIQAEEGNGRPGTSGWSWVIDPLDGTRNYVSRTGPWSVCVALYDGDQPRMAVVHDPAADETFTAVDGGGAFLNGEPIAASSGPPLGEALIGVSFQPNPRTKERAGRVVRELLPLSGDIRRVPAALNLVYLAAGRLDGGLALDTKLWDIAAGALIAREAGVVLGGHGPDYSTELTIGAAPALWDSFAERVRAIA
- a CDS encoding FAD-dependent oxidoreductase; its protein translation is MDDRPVAVIGAGPVGLAAAAHLHERGLPFVVLEAGDRVGASVRQWAHVSVFSPWRYDIDAAARRLLDEAGWAAPDDEGLPTGGQLADDYLEPLAKLPAIAPHLRLGARVTAISRLGADRVRTAGRDGLPFVVRLADGTEIAARAVIDASGTWRTPNPLGVNGLPAHGEPEAADLIDHALPDVLGDAREAHAGKHTVVVGSGHSAANTLLDLARLAETEPGTRITWAVRGGSAQRAFGGEEADELPARGALGSGLHALVDAGKLTLVTGFGVHTVRRDGDGVTLIAADGRTLAADRVVSATGFRPDHGITGELRLDVDPILGCTRTLADLIDPNEHSCGTVKPHGHRELSQPEPGYYAVGMKSYGRAPTFLMATGYEQVRSIAAALAGDLAAADDVRLDLPETGVCSIDAVSSGGGCCS
- a CDS encoding ArsR/SmtB family transcription factor, giving the protein MSKPPTVSPAADGAPCCAPMADVRIPPEASATLAQAFKALGDPIRLQLMSMIASAEGGEICVCDLTPAFTVSGTTISHHLKVLREAGLIDGERRASWVYYRPRRELMRQLSTLLAVDEPARG